In a genomic window of Prochlorococcus marinus subsp. marinus str. CCMP1375:
- a CDS encoding TldD/PmbA family protein has protein sequence MTMSNNESLISEQNLRDKLTKLSNEIKIKKWDLGASIGKDTSVQIDKGEPKQIKASQKSSITIRVWNKENAVGITSTSDLSEAGLRKALNSAFSASEFANKLESPNFSKLSQNALPNLQRPIGQSLGVKKLLAYLIEAESKLLDKHNSIKSIPYNGFAESKYERVYINSDGAFRHMESTQASLYLYARAEEEGRKPRSSGSIKLAYAADDINIEECINEAAEKTLRHLNYQPIKTNKYLICFKPEAFLDLLTSFSNIYNARSIIDGISLSNKNSIGEQISSNIMSLSDEGLHKDNFGACTFDGEGTPTQNITLIDSGILKNLIHSEATARIFGCNPTGHAGIGAKVSVSPDWPVIYKTKGETAKYPDLQFQHTKEEFVLVENLHALHAGIKSSQGSFSLPFDGWLVKNGEQISIESATIAGDIKNLLKNIIQIEDDNQSTHQGVCPHIWVDELAVTGDA, from the coding sequence ATGACTATGAGTAATAATGAATCACTTATAAGTGAACAAAATCTAAGGGACAAACTTACAAAATTATCTAATGAAATTAAAATAAAAAAATGGGATTTGGGAGCCTCAATTGGTAAAGACACTTCTGTTCAAATCGACAAAGGAGAGCCAAAACAAATCAAAGCTTCTCAAAAGAGTTCTATAACAATACGAGTTTGGAACAAAGAAAATGCTGTAGGGATAACAAGTACATCAGATCTATCGGAAGCAGGCCTTAGAAAAGCATTAAATAGTGCCTTCTCAGCAAGTGAATTTGCTAATAAGCTTGAATCTCCAAATTTTTCTAAATTGTCACAAAATGCACTCCCCAATTTGCAAAGGCCAATAGGTCAATCACTAGGAGTAAAAAAACTTTTAGCATATCTAATAGAAGCGGAATCTAAACTGCTTGATAAACACAACTCAATAAAAAGTATTCCTTACAATGGATTCGCAGAATCAAAATACGAAAGAGTTTATATAAATAGTGATGGAGCATTTAGGCATATGGAAAGCACACAAGCGAGCTTATATCTATATGCAAGAGCAGAAGAAGAAGGAAGGAAGCCAAGAAGCTCAGGATCAATTAAACTAGCCTATGCAGCCGATGATATTAATATAGAAGAATGTATAAATGAAGCAGCTGAAAAGACATTAAGACATTTAAACTATCAACCTATAAAGACAAACAAATATCTTATTTGTTTTAAGCCTGAGGCTTTTTTAGACCTACTGACATCCTTTAGTAATATATATAATGCTAGATCTATAATTGATGGAATAAGTCTTTCAAATAAAAACTCTATAGGGGAACAAATATCATCTAATATAATGTCATTAAGTGATGAAGGATTACACAAAGATAATTTTGGGGCATGTACATTTGACGGAGAAGGAACTCCAACGCAAAATATAACACTTATTGATTCCGGCATCCTTAAAAACCTTATTCATTCGGAGGCTACAGCAAGAATATTCGGATGTAATCCAACAGGACATGCGGGCATAGGAGCAAAAGTTTCAGTATCACCTGATTGGCCCGTTATTTATAAGACAAAGGGAGAAACAGCAAAGTATCCTGATTTGCAATTCCAACATACAAAAGAGGAATTTGTTCTTGTTGAAAATCTACACGCATTGCACGCAGGAATAAAATCTAGTCAAGGATCATTTTCTCTGCCCTTTGATGGCTGGCTAGTAAAAAATGGAGAGCAAATATCGATTGAATCTGCAACCATAGCAGGTGATATAAAGAATTTGCTTAAAAATATTATTCAAATAGAAGATGATAATCAATCTACTCATCAAGGAGTATGTCCTCATATTTGGGTAGATGAGTTGGCTGTAACTGGTGATGCATGA
- the fmt gene encoding methionyl-tRNA formyltransferase, whose amino-acid sequence MNIIFWGTPIFCVPILEKLLKSNHNVLAVITQPDRRRGRGNKVLPSPIKQKALEENLPIYTPVNITKEKDIQAKIKQYNADIFVVVAFGQILPKSVLKLPKYGCWNIHASLLPRWRGAAPIQWSILSGDSETGVGLMAMEEGLDTGAVLLEKKLKLKLLENAEQLSQRLKDLSCNLIIEGIEILEKVREQSQSLSKLNLTKQEDINRTYSYARLLMKEDYLINWNDSGYNIHKQILGLYPNCYTYINSKRLKVLESIPINNKYDEFLDFRYKDIILKSQSIINNNGLIIDIIENIGIIVQTKDVPLLITKVKLEGKKESSQNALIQQLTLTNSQNKLGE is encoded by the coding sequence ATGAATATTATTTTTTGGGGAACACCTATTTTCTGCGTACCAATCCTAGAGAAGTTGCTTAAAAGTAACCACAATGTTTTAGCAGTAATAACACAGCCAGATAGACGAAGGGGAAGAGGGAATAAGGTTTTACCTTCTCCTATTAAACAAAAAGCCCTTGAGGAAAATCTACCCATTTATACTCCTGTAAATATCACAAAAGAAAAGGATATACAAGCGAAAATAAAGCAATACAATGCAGATATATTTGTTGTAGTAGCTTTCGGTCAAATACTTCCAAAATCTGTTCTAAAACTTCCCAAATATGGATGCTGGAACATTCATGCGTCACTATTGCCAAGGTGGAGAGGGGCAGCACCCATACAATGGAGCATACTTAGCGGAGATAGTGAAACAGGCGTTGGGTTAATGGCTATGGAGGAAGGTCTTGATACTGGAGCAGTTCTATTAGAAAAGAAATTAAAATTAAAACTACTAGAAAATGCAGAACAGCTAAGCCAAAGGCTAAAAGATTTGTCTTGTAACTTAATTATAGAAGGAATAGAAATACTAGAGAAAGTAAGAGAGCAAAGTCAATCATTAAGTAAGTTAAATCTGACAAAACAGGAAGATATTAATAGAACTTATTCATACGCTCGATTACTCATGAAAGAAGATTATCTAATAAACTGGAATGACTCAGGCTATAATATACATAAACAAATACTTGGTTTATATCCAAATTGTTATACATACATAAATTCTAAAAGGTTGAAAGTACTAGAATCAATACCAATTAATAACAAGTATGATGAGTTCCTAGATTTTAGATATAAAGATATAATCTTAAAAAGCCAATCTATCATAAATAATAATGGCCTTATAATCGATATTATAGAAAATATAGGCATCATAGTACAAACAAAAGATGTACCATTATTAATAACGAAAGTGAAGTTAGAAGGGAAAAAGGAATCTAGTCAAAACGCATTAATACAGCAATTAACATTAACTAATAGTCAAAATAAATTAGGAGAATAG
- a CDS encoding DUF475 domain-containing protein has product MDTASLDYLTPLLNGIDQWSEFATLLPFLVLLELILSADNAVALASITKRLDSIELQQKSLNIGIAISLIFRILLILAANIIIKYPIIQIAASVYLISIVLTKFTINNPTNDESSSISNNNKSSFIKITFLLIATDLAFSIDSVTAAVAISDQILLVIIGALIGVIALRFTADLFIRWLDIFVQLENAGYFAVALVAIKLLFEVTFPNIVIPEYIFYILLGFVFLWGFSKRVPLNSNENE; this is encoded by the coding sequence ATGGATACAGCCTCTTTAGATTACCTAACCCCTCTACTTAATGGAATTGACCAATGGTCAGAATTTGCGACACTTTTACCTTTTCTAGTTTTACTAGAGCTCATCCTTTCAGCTGATAATGCAGTAGCTCTTGCTTCTATTACTAAGCGATTAGATAGCATTGAATTACAACAAAAGTCTTTAAATATAGGAATAGCAATATCTTTAATTTTTCGCATTCTCTTAATACTTGCAGCTAATATTATTATTAAATATCCAATAATTCAAATTGCAGCATCTGTTTACTTAATTTCAATTGTCCTAACCAAATTTACAATAAATAATCCTACTAATGATGAATCAAGCTCCATATCAAATAACAATAAATCTTCATTTATTAAAATTACTTTTCTACTAATCGCAACAGATCTGGCTTTTTCCATCGATAGTGTAACTGCAGCAGTGGCAATTAGTGATCAAATTTTACTTGTAATCATAGGTGCTTTAATAGGTGTTATCGCATTAAGGTTTACAGCGGATTTATTTATTCGATGGTTGGACATTTTTGTTCAATTAGAGAATGCAGGATATTTTGCTGTAGCTCTAGTAGCTATAAAATTACTTTTTGAAGTCACATTTCCTAATATCGTTATACCTGAATATATATTCTATATACTATTGGGATTTGTATTCCTATGGGGTTTCTCGAAAAGAGTACCTTTAAACTCAAATGAGAATGAGTAA